One Gloeothece verrucosa PCC 7822 DNA window includes the following coding sequences:
- a CDS encoding tetratricopeptide repeat protein, with translation MTLIALSYGKERIINPVSVATVSQKNHQTESLKNSIAQEEKIDSDISNIVRKALELGYYHYARQQIKLVEDLPLQVQLLRELTDAYLAVGQTEEAYSIVNQAVTLDKESGSFDPLTWCKDWLLTGQEERVKDLIQNLDKTSEQAAQIRLSLAQSYFQVGNIAKAFQLVQLIPVDTVFVPDDYPNPINELLQGIIDQALQENNKDLAAQVALSFPGKIEQVIALRKIAHQYFQEKNWTKGKEKLSQALTIAKTIDAIPVIQDRHSFWSEPNANLLLQLAQDYYELGERQKALEILALAQESIQNFKTQFTFDVVVWNRSKALQELAAYYLNFGENRQALAILDLATEEAKKFRRKREVLIQELLTIATTYVQIGQKNKAELLWQDAFYKLEIIDPKSAELVLKTARVAILVGHKEEGIKLVEQTQSFLMQLEIAALAEEEKSMEKLAEKKLQEINQLPFNDDKIISLEQVALSLAENPKIALKFSGKIKNPLDQAYLLVAIAKNYAQKNNWNIANNLLKQAVAAAETIPEQQQREEWFIETTNRLIAINQVDEHLVDEAQGTIPLWQLQVAQKIVEKSNLSTLRAKVNLKLLQTKMMDNNEESALNSLKKNLKYFQKASLKKEFNKEFLNLFKLAIKSNKNDVALFLAENIFDKDYKIVALRQAAQKYAVNGNKEKAKKILSEVMKIAQTINDSSRNQELIKGITEQQEKIAGQRQQRT, from the coding sequence TTGACTTTAATAGCTCTGAGCTATGGCAAAGAGCGAATTATTAACCCGGTTTCAGTAGCCACTGTCTCTCAAAAAAATCATCAGACTGAAAGTTTAAAAAATAGTATAGCTCAAGAGGAGAAAATTGACTCCGACATTAGCAATATAGTCAGAAAAGCGCTCGAACTAGGCTATTATCATTATGCTCGACAACAGATTAAACTGGTTGAGGATTTACCTCTTCAAGTGCAACTGCTGCGAGAATTGACTGATGCTTACCTTGCAGTGGGACAAACTGAAGAAGCTTATTCAATTGTTAATCAAGCGGTGACATTAGACAAGGAAAGCGGCTCTTTTGATCCTCTCACCTGGTGCAAAGATTGGCTATTAACTGGCCAGGAAGAAAGAGTCAAAGACCTTATTCAGAATTTAGATAAAACATCCGAACAAGCGGCGCAAATTCGTTTAAGTTTAGCTCAAAGTTATTTCCAAGTGGGAAACATCGCTAAAGCTTTTCAATTAGTCCAATTAATTCCGGTTGATACGGTCTTTGTTCCTGATGATTATCCGAATCCTATAAATGAGCTTTTACAAGGGATTATCGACCAAGCACTGCAAGAGAATAATAAGGATTTAGCCGCTCAGGTAGCTCTCAGTTTTCCCGGAAAAATTGAACAAGTTATTGCTTTAAGAAAAATTGCTCATCAGTATTTTCAAGAAAAAAATTGGACAAAGGGAAAAGAAAAATTATCTCAAGCTTTGACCATTGCTAAAACGATTGATGCGATTCCCGTCATTCAAGACCGCCATAGTTTTTGGAGTGAACCTAATGCTAATCTATTGTTACAACTAGCTCAAGATTATTACGAATTAGGAGAGCGGCAAAAAGCTTTAGAAATTTTAGCTCTAGCCCAAGAATCTATCCAAAATTTTAAAACTCAATTTACCTTTGATGTTGTGGTTTGGAACCGCAGTAAAGCCCTACAAGAATTAGCTGCCTATTATTTAAATTTTGGAGAAAATCGTCAAGCACTTGCTATCTTAGATTTAGCCACTGAAGAAGCCAAAAAATTTAGAAGAAAGCGAGAAGTTTTAATTCAAGAATTGCTGACTATTGCTACGACTTATGTTCAAATAGGTCAAAAAAATAAAGCTGAGTTACTTTGGCAAGATGCTTTTTATAAATTAGAGATTATTGACCCTAAATCGGCGGAATTGGTTTTAAAAACTGCCCGTGTAGCCATTTTAGTTGGGCATAAAGAAGAAGGCATAAAACTTGTGGAACAAACTCAATCTTTTTTGATGCAATTAGAAATAGCTGCCTTAGCTGAAGAAGAAAAATCAATGGAAAAGTTAGCCGAAAAAAAATTACAAGAAATTAATCAATTACCGTTTAATGATGATAAAATCATTAGTTTAGAGCAAGTAGCTTTAAGTCTAGCAGAAAATCCTAAAATCGCCTTGAAGTTTTCAGGAAAGATTAAAAATCCTCTTGATCAAGCCTATCTATTAGTGGCAATTGCTAAAAACTATGCTCAAAAAAATAATTGGAATATAGCCAATAATCTATTAAAGCAAGCTGTGGCGGCGGCTGAAACTATACCAGAACAACAACAGCGAGAAGAATGGTTTATAGAAACTACTAATAGACTCATTGCAATTAATCAGGTAGATGAGCATCTGGTTGATGAAGCACAAGGAACTATTCCTCTATGGCAATTACAAGTTGCTCAAAAAATTGTCGAAAAAAGTAATTTATCAACCCTGAGAGCTAAAGTTAATTTAAAATTACTTCAAACAAAAATGATGGATAATAATGAAGAATCTGCTTTAAATTCACTGAAAAAAAACCTGAAATATTTTCAGAAAGCTTCATTAAAAAAAGAGTTTAATAAAGAGTTTTTAAATTTATTTAAATTGGCGATTAAGTCGAATAAAAATGATGTGGCTTTATTTTTAGCTGAAAATATTTTTGACAAGGATTATAAAATTGTCGCCTTACGTCAAGCGGCTCAAAAATATGCTGTCAATGGTAACAAAGAAAAAGCTAAAAAGATTTTATCTGAAGTGATGAAAATCGCTCAAACCATCAATGATAGTAGTAGAAATCAAGAATTAATCAAAGGCATAACAGAGCAACAGGAGAAAATTGCCGGTCAGAGGCAACAGAGAACATAA
- a CDS encoding prolyl oligopeptidase family serine peptidase, giving the protein MTGQLLPITSNSTVSNNLVQRPEQSSFLLTSEPIKRSSNAGKVTNATVGWNKNLMVNNVSYDLYIPPNSNSRPNRILPCVLVLPGWNFKRTSWIENSKLVQYADKYGYALILPEMGKTLYESSYYPQTTMKWNPMPGGQFIKLFIEQMQQRHHLLVSGQHNTLLGLSTGGRGVALIALENPGLFVAGASLSGDFSQENMKSDRLMTAVYGAYQQFPERWKGKDNPQARAREWKMPLYLAHGTADKIVPESQSRLFYNAIKQYHQNRVVVVYHPVAGAGHDYRFWDGQLEPVFQFIDQVYQ; this is encoded by the coding sequence GTGACTGGTCAATTGTTGCCGATAACATCCAATTCTACGGTATCAAATAATTTAGTCCAACGGCCAGAACAATCATCTTTTTTATTAACTTCAGAACCCATCAAGCGTTCTTCTAATGCTGGGAAAGTGACTAATGCTACTGTGGGATGGAACAAAAACTTGATGGTTAATAATGTTAGCTACGATCTTTATATCCCTCCCAACTCGAACAGTCGACCTAATCGAATTTTACCTTGTGTGCTAGTGCTGCCGGGTTGGAATTTTAAGCGCACTAGCTGGATAGAAAATTCTAAATTAGTCCAATACGCGGATAAATACGGCTATGCTTTAATTTTGCCAGAAATGGGAAAAACTCTCTATGAAAGTAGCTATTATCCCCAAACAACGATGAAATGGAATCCGATGCCGGGGGGGCAATTTATTAAGCTATTTATTGAACAAATGCAGCAGCGACATCATTTACTTGTTTCTGGACAGCATAATACTTTATTGGGGTTATCGACGGGAGGCCGAGGAGTTGCTTTAATTGCTTTGGAAAATCCGGGGTTATTTGTGGCCGGTGCCAGTCTTTCAGGAGATTTTAGTCAGGAAAATATGAAAAGTGATCGCTTGATGACGGCGGTTTATGGTGCTTATCAACAGTTTCCTGAGCGCTGGAAAGGAAAAGATAATCCTCAAGCTAGGGCGCGGGAGTGGAAAATGCCGTTATATTTAGCTCATGGTACGGCAGATAAGATTGTGCCAGAGTCTCAAAGTCGTTTGTTTTATAATGCGATTAAACAATATCATCAAAATCGGGTGGTGGTAGTTTATCATCCTGTGGCGGGTGCAGGCCATGATTATCGCTTTTGGGATGGACAGTTAGAGCCGGTGTTTCAATTTATTGATCAGGTCTATCAATAA
- a CDS encoding succinate dehydrogenase/fumarate reductase flavoprotein subunit, with translation MLQHDVVIIGGGLAGCRAALEIKRLTPNIDVAVIAKTHPIRSHSVAAQGGIAATLQNVDPEDSWEAHAFDTVKGSDYLADQDAVEYLTKEAPEVIIDLEHMGVLFSRLEDGKIAQRAFGGHSHKRTCYAADKTGHAMLHELVNNLRRHEVNIYDEWYVMQLILEEGEAKGVVMYRIRDGQLEIIRAKVVMFATGGYGRVFNTTSNDYASTGDGLAMSALAGVPLEDMEFVQFHPTGLYPVGVLISEAVRGEGAYLRNSNGERFMEHYAPKQMELAPRDITSRAISLEIRAGRGIHADGTAGGPFVHLDLRHMGKEKIMSRVPFCWEEAHRLVGVDAVNEPMPVRPTVHYCMGGIPVNTDGQVRRSADSLVEGFFAAGECACVSVHGANRLGSNSLLECVVYGRRTGRSISQYVQKRNFPEFDAQKYLNKAQERIQNLLAQKGTIRIAKLRQDFQDCMSEHCGVFRTEEVMTQGIAKLQELKQLYSQIFIDDQESCWNTELIEAMELQSIMVVGELILTSALNRKESRGAHSREDYPSRDDGNFLQHTLAYYSPSGIDINYMPVVITMFEPKERKY, from the coding sequence ATGCTACAACATGATGTCGTTATAATTGGCGGTGGTTTAGCGGGATGTCGCGCCGCCTTAGAAATTAAACGCCTTACCCCTAATATTGATGTTGCTGTTATTGCCAAAACTCACCCGATTCGTTCTCACTCAGTCGCCGCACAGGGAGGAATCGCCGCCACTCTACAAAACGTAGACCCGGAAGACTCTTGGGAAGCACACGCCTTCGATACCGTAAAAGGATCAGACTACTTAGCGGATCAAGATGCGGTGGAATATCTCACCAAAGAAGCACCCGAGGTCATCATTGACTTAGAACACATGGGAGTTCTTTTCTCCCGTCTCGAAGATGGAAAAATAGCGCAACGCGCCTTTGGGGGACATTCCCATAAACGCACCTGTTACGCCGCCGATAAAACCGGCCATGCGATGCTACACGAATTGGTCAATAATTTACGCCGTCACGAGGTAAATATCTATGATGAGTGGTATGTGATGCAATTGATCCTCGAAGAAGGAGAAGCAAAAGGTGTCGTGATGTACCGCATCAGAGACGGACAACTGGAAATTATTCGCGCTAAAGTGGTGATGTTTGCTACAGGGGGATATGGTCGCGTCTTCAATACCACCTCTAATGATTATGCTTCTACTGGGGATGGGTTAGCCATGTCCGCTTTGGCCGGCGTTCCCCTAGAAGATATGGAGTTTGTGCAATTTCATCCCACTGGGTTATATCCGGTAGGAGTTTTGATCTCCGAAGCGGTGCGCGGCGAGGGTGCTTACCTGCGAAACAGTAACGGAGAACGATTTATGGAGCATTACGCGCCTAAACAGATGGAACTTGCCCCCCGAGATATCACTTCTCGCGCCATTTCTTTAGAAATTCGTGCCGGACGGGGTATTCATGCGGATGGAACTGCCGGCGGTCCTTTTGTTCATCTGGACCTCCGCCACATGGGGAAAGAAAAGATCATGAGTCGGGTTCCTTTTTGTTGGGAAGAAGCGCATCGACTCGTAGGAGTAGACGCAGTCAATGAACCGATGCCGGTACGCCCAACCGTTCATTATTGTATGGGAGGAATTCCAGTCAATACCGATGGACAGGTCCGGCGCAGTGCAGATAGTTTGGTCGAAGGATTCTTTGCGGCTGGTGAATGCGCCTGTGTGTCAGTGCATGGTGCTAACCGTTTAGGGAGTAATTCGCTGTTAGAATGTGTAGTTTATGGACGACGCACCGGCAGAAGTATTTCCCAATATGTCCAAAAGCGAAATTTTCCGGAGTTTGATGCTCAAAAATATCTTAATAAAGCTCAAGAACGTATCCAAAATTTATTGGCGCAAAAGGGAACCATTCGCATCGCCAAATTACGCCAAGATTTTCAAGACTGCATGAGCGAACATTGTGGAGTTTTCCGCACAGAAGAAGTGATGACCCAAGGAATAGCTAAGTTACAGGAATTAAAGCAACTCTATTCCCAAATTTTTATCGATGATCAGGAGAGTTGTTGGAATACAGAGTTAATTGAGGCGATGGAATTGCAGAGTATTATGGTGGTCGGAGAGTTGATTTTAACTTCTGCCTTAAATCGCAAGGAAAGTCGCGGCGCTCATTCAAGAGAAGATTATCCTTCTCGAGATGATGGCAATTTCTTACAACATACTTTGGCTTATTATTCACCATCAGGGATTGATATTAATTATATGCCTGTGGTAATTACCATGTTTGAGCCGAAGGAAAGGAAGTATTAA
- a CDS encoding CHAT domain-containing protein produces the protein MFHRFVSLAILVLIGFLASLTLSFASLSPTIAYTPIVAPIAQNTIDPAQLEQQGQEFFQQGKIEEAIEIWQQAALTYRNQKKWLNLASILSQLALTYQQVGLSTQAQQAITESLSVLPPPSSSKENLRVYGQILNNRGLLEFAKGEDQTAFDYWEQAETAYKTLQDPTGILRAQLNQSLALQSLGLYPRACDLLIQALALSPFSCQNRKIETTQQEIQNQEILQQKLAALSPKLDEMQVIGWRRLANILRVNGRIKEAQSILESILSRLTSPEDQAGILLSLGKLEQTQKNLDKALNFYQQSTEKALSVRTKIQSQLALLGVLVLTEQWKTAAALVPSIETTFHLLPTNHTDLYAQINFLNNLIILKEAEINSNLSLNLPSWSAIAELVGQVIQKARNLGDKRTESYGLGTLGKIYQHTQQWSTAQNLTEQALIIAQSINAPEITYRWQWQLGRLYRAQNQQQAAINTYENAVKTLELIKNDLVANSQEIQYSFQEEVEPVYRELVDLLLQPNQQGIIPQENLSRARDVIELLRIAELDNFFQQSCIVSNPKKIDDIDPQAAVVYTIILPTRLAIILSLPKQPLRYYASWVKAQELERVIALFRYNLVIRSQREFFTVGQQLYQWIIQPIEADLEASGVKTLVFVSGSALQNIPISALYDGANQQYLIQKNYNIAITSGLQLLNPLPLKETKLFTLAGGLTQAKIGFPPLRFVAQELEQIKTYVPSRILLNQEFTVKDLNQNLENNNFSILHLATHGQFSSRFEDTFILTWNERLNILQLESLLQQKTHIGQAAIELLVLSACETASGDKRAALGLAGMAVRSGARSTLATLWSVNDEATAEFMQQFYQKLSSKTLNKAGAFKQAQLNLLENPRYQHPFYWAPYVLLGNWL, from the coding sequence ATGTTCCATCGTTTTGTTTCCCTAGCCATCTTAGTATTGATTGGCTTTTTAGCCAGCCTAACTTTATCATTTGCCAGTCTTTCTCCCACCATAGCCTACACTCCTATTGTTGCGCCAATTGCTCAAAACACCATTGATCCTGCTCAATTAGAACAACAGGGCCAAGAATTTTTTCAACAGGGTAAAATTGAAGAAGCCATCGAGATTTGGCAACAAGCCGCTCTCACTTACCGAAATCAGAAAAAATGGCTCAATTTAGCCAGTATTTTAAGTCAACTTGCCTTAACCTATCAGCAGGTAGGATTATCCACTCAAGCACAACAGGCCATTACAGAAAGTCTCTCAGTTCTCCCACCTCCTTCCTCTTCTAAAGAAAATCTACGAGTTTACGGACAAATTCTCAATAATAGAGGACTGCTAGAATTTGCTAAAGGAGAGGATCAAACCGCCTTTGACTACTGGGAACAAGCTGAAACCGCCTATAAAACTCTTCAAGACCCTACCGGGATTTTACGCGCTCAACTCAATCAATCTTTAGCTTTACAAAGCTTAGGTTTATATCCCCGGGCCTGTGATTTGCTCATCCAAGCTTTAGCCTTATCTCCTTTTAGTTGCCAAAATCGCAAAATAGAAACTACACAACAGGAAATACAAAACCAAGAAATTCTTCAACAAAAACTCGCGGCTTTGTCGCCAAAACTTGATGAAATGCAAGTAATAGGATGGCGCAGACTGGCTAATATTTTACGGGTAAATGGTAGAATCAAAGAAGCTCAAAGCATTTTAGAATCAATTTTGTCGCGGCTAACATCCCCAGAAGACCAAGCGGGTATCCTGTTAAGTTTAGGTAAACTAGAACAAACTCAAAAAAATTTAGACAAGGCCTTAAATTTTTATCAACAATCCACTGAAAAAGCCTTAAGCGTAAGAACAAAAATTCAAAGTCAACTCGCGCTCTTAGGAGTCTTAGTATTAACTGAACAATGGAAAACTGCCGCCGCTCTCGTTCCTAGCATAGAAACCACTTTCCATCTATTACCGACTAATCACACTGATCTTTACGCTCAGATCAATTTTCTCAATAATCTAATTATCCTCAAAGAAGCTGAGATAAACTCAAATTTATCCCTCAATCTCCCTTCTTGGTCAGCAATAGCTGAGTTAGTGGGTCAGGTGATTCAAAAAGCGAGAAACTTAGGAGATAAACGCACAGAAAGTTACGGCTTAGGAACGTTAGGAAAAATTTATCAACACACTCAACAATGGTCAACCGCTCAGAACTTAACCGAACAAGCTCTCATCATTGCTCAGTCCATTAATGCTCCAGAAATTACCTATCGTTGGCAGTGGCAATTAGGTAGACTTTATCGAGCGCAAAATCAACAACAAGCCGCTATTAATACTTATGAGAATGCGGTGAAGACCCTAGAATTAATTAAAAATGATTTAGTAGCCAATAGCCAAGAAATTCAATATAGTTTTCAAGAAGAAGTCGAACCGGTCTATCGAGAATTAGTGGATCTATTGTTACAACCTAACCAGCAAGGAATCATTCCTCAAGAGAACTTATCTAGAGCTAGAGATGTAATTGAATTATTAAGAATAGCTGAATTAGATAATTTCTTTCAACAATCCTGTATAGTGAGTAATCCCAAAAAAATTGATGATATAGATCCCCAAGCCGCCGTCGTCTATACGATTATCTTACCCACTCGTCTGGCTATAATTCTCAGTCTTCCTAAACAACCTCTACGTTACTATGCTAGTTGGGTGAAAGCACAAGAATTAGAAAGAGTTATTGCTCTATTTCGTTATAATCTAGTTATTCGAAGTCAACGCGAATTTTTCACGGTCGGACAACAGCTTTATCAGTGGATAATCCAACCAATAGAAGCTGATTTAGAAGCATCCGGTGTGAAAACTCTGGTATTTGTTTCGGGTTCTGCGCTACAAAATATTCCTATCAGTGCTTTATATGATGGTGCAAATCAACAATATTTGATCCAGAAAAATTACAATATTGCTATTACCTCTGGATTACAGCTTTTAAATCCTCTGCCTTTGAAAGAGACAAAACTATTCACTTTAGCGGGCGGCTTAACTCAAGCAAAAATTGGCTTTCCTCCTTTACGTTTTGTCGCGCAAGAGTTAGAGCAAATTAAGACTTATGTTCCTAGTAGAATTCTTCTTAATCAAGAGTTTACCGTAAAAGATTTAAACCAAAATCTAGAAAATAATAATTTTTCTATTCTACATTTAGCGACTCATGGCCAATTTAGTTCACGCTTTGAAGACACTTTTATTTTAACTTGGAATGAAAGACTTAATATTCTTCAGTTGGAAAGTCTTTTACAACAAAAAACCCATATAGGACAAGCAGCGATCGAACTTCTGGTTTTAAGTGCCTGTGAGACCGCATCAGGAGATAAACGAGCGGCTTTAGGGTTAGCTGGTATGGCAGTGCGTTCAGGCGCTAGAAGCACTTTAGCTACGCTATGGTCAGTTAATGACGAAGCTACAGCCGAATTTATGCAGCAATTTTATCAAAAATTGTCTTCTAAAACCCTCAATAAAGCCGGGGCTTTCAAACAAGCTCAATTAAATTTACTAGAAAATCCGCGTTACCAACATCCTTTTTATTGGGCCCCTTATGTCTTACTCGGGAATTGGCTTTAA
- a CDS encoding Lin0512 family protein: protein MVQKRLIIEMGMGIDQHGQDPTVAAARAVRNAIAHNALPGVWEVAGLSHPDQMIVQVQVAVPYAEQVRKDEVLAVLPFGKKSLTVSDGGMIVQGRAIPELKDKNDEMLIANAAVTVLIETEA from the coding sequence GTGGTACAAAAACGTTTAATTATTGAGATGGGAATGGGCATAGACCAACATGGCCAAGACCCAACCGTTGCTGCCGCTAGAGCGGTACGAAATGCCATCGCTCATAATGCTTTGCCTGGTGTTTGGGAAGTGGCCGGACTAAGTCATCCTGATCAAATGATTGTACAGGTACAAGTGGCTGTTCCCTATGCTGAACAAGTCCGAAAAGACGAGGTTTTAGCGGTTTTACCTTTTGGGAAAAAAAGCCTTACCGTCTCAGACGGAGGAATGATTGTTCAAGGGCGGGCCATCCCAGAACTGAAGGATAAAAATGATGAAATGTTAATTGCTAATGCGGCTGTGACTGTTTTGATTGAAACAGAAGCTTAA
- a CDS encoding M48 family metalloprotease codes for MLLQDGLTALREQRYSQAVELLEEFCTQAANANDPTLSQGQMALIKAYYSNGQTDKAIALAEELTHHLDSQVSQWAQEFLKGLTPKNNPQANPKKIAQKAGRAAQTGIKLTMKGFAGGLALASTVTISLLFGMLFVTSLSLIFILESNDPALGLIISITLTIVFSLVSFFLSPVIMDWVQAGLYGTRWVSLTELRHYSKESAEVIERVCQEKNLKQPRLGIIDDQNPTAFTYGSLPNNARLVVSEGLFTYLDDDEAATVYAHELGHIVHWDFAVMTVASTLVQITYLIYVFLNRISRGGGHNKIKSAAGQAALAAYIFYLIGTYLILYLSRTREYYADHFAAETTGNPNGLSRALVKIAYGIVEEGKRTAQPSQLIQGTRALGIADPKAASSTGTAYRIASNPREVGQVFLWDMFNPWGWWMELNSTHPLTGKRIRALTTYAEHLGLETEFDMALVVREGRRLNKTKLYGTFFLDVILLNAPWLGVIIGFILGAILAPPTGMYALLITFPLWGFGIGMIAQTLIMYPNFGQAPQTDILTLMRDPYASPLRGKPVRLECELIGRGDAGYRFGSELKLQDSTGMIFARYASRLGPIGNFLFGWKQVDQLIGLQVKTVGWFHRGLVPCLDLIRLKNSYTTVNSYHRFWRFLLAAMAGVLGLLLLG; via the coding sequence ATGTTACTTCAAGATGGATTAACGGCACTGAGAGAACAACGCTACTCACAAGCCGTTGAATTACTAGAAGAATTCTGTACACAAGCCGCTAATGCTAACGATCCCACCTTAAGCCAAGGGCAAATGGCACTGATCAAAGCTTATTACAGCAATGGACAAACCGACAAAGCGATAGCCCTAGCTGAAGAATTAACCCATCACCTTGATTCCCAAGTGAGTCAATGGGCGCAAGAATTTCTCAAGGGATTAACCCCTAAAAACAATCCACAAGCTAATCCCAAAAAAATAGCTCAAAAAGCCGGTAGAGCCGCTCAGACAGGCATAAAACTAACGATGAAAGGCTTTGCGGGCGGTCTTGCCCTTGCTTCTACCGTTACCATCTCCTTACTGTTTGGGATGCTGTTTGTCACCAGTCTAAGCTTAATATTTATTTTAGAAAGTAACGATCCTGCACTGGGATTAATTATTTCCATCACTTTAACCATTGTTTTTAGTCTAGTCTCTTTTTTCCTCTCTCCTGTGATCATGGACTGGGTTCAAGCAGGACTCTATGGTACCCGTTGGGTATCTTTAACAGAATTACGTCACTACAGTAAAGAAAGTGCAGAAGTTATTGAGCGAGTTTGCCAAGAAAAAAATCTCAAACAACCTCGTTTAGGGATTATTGATGACCAAAATCCTACCGCTTTTACCTATGGTTCGTTACCCAATAATGCCCGTTTAGTAGTCAGTGAGGGATTATTTACCTACCTCGATGATGATGAAGCCGCCACCGTATATGCTCATGAATTAGGGCATATTGTTCATTGGGATTTTGCCGTGATGACGGTTGCTTCGACTCTGGTACAAATTACTTATTTAATTTATGTGTTTTTAAATCGCATCAGCCGGGGAGGCGGTCACAACAAAATTAAATCGGCGGCAGGACAAGCGGCTTTAGCGGCTTATATCTTTTATCTGATTGGAACTTACCTTATTCTTTACTTATCCCGTACTCGGGAATATTATGCCGATCACTTTGCGGCAGAAACCACAGGAAATCCTAATGGATTATCTCGCGCTTTAGTAAAAATTGCTTATGGCATCGTCGAAGAAGGAAAACGCACAGCACAACCGAGTCAACTGATTCAAGGAACTCGGGCCCTAGGAATTGCCGACCCTAAAGCGGCATCTTCTACAGGAACCGCTTATCGCATTGCCTCTAATCCTCGTGAAGTGGGACAAGTATTTTTATGGGATATGTTCAACCCTTGGGGATGGTGGATGGAATTAAATTCAACTCACCCCTTAACCGGCAAACGAATTCGCGCTTTAACCACCTATGCCGAACACCTGGGACTAGAGACCGAATTTGATATGGCTTTAGTGGTTAGAGAAGGACGACGTTTAAATAAAACTAAACTTTATGGAACTTTCTTTCTAGATGTGATACTGCTTAATGCTCCTTGGCTTGGGGTAATCATTGGTTTTATTCTGGGGGCAATTTTGGCTCCTCCTACCGGAATGTATGCTTTATTAATTACTTTCCCTTTGTGGGGATTTGGCATCGGAATGATCGCACAAACTTTGATTATGTATCCGAATTTTGGGCAAGCTCCCCAAACCGATATTTTAACTCTCATGAGAGACCCTTATGCCAGTCCTTTAAGAGGCAAACCTGTGCGTCTCGAATGCGAATTAATCGGTCGAGGTGATGCAGGATATCGCTTTGGTTCGGAGTTAAAACTCCAGGATTCTACAGGGATGATTTTTGCCCGTTATGCTTCTCGTTTAGGCCCCATTGGTAACTTTTTATTTGGTTGGAAACAAGTCGATCAACTGATAGGATTACAAGTCAAAACGGTGGGGTGGTTTCACAGAGGTTTAGTGCCTTGCTTGGATTTAATTCGCTTAAAAAACTCTTATACCACTGTTAATAGTTATCATCGTTTCTGGCGTTTTCTGTTAGCCGCTATGGCGGGAGTGCTAGGATTGCTGCTATTAGGTTAA